A single Acropora palmata chromosome 5, jaAcrPala1.3, whole genome shotgun sequence DNA region contains:
- the LOC141882237 gene encoding uncharacterized protein LOC141882237, translated as MRRNNQGPNLVPCRTPAHTTLNEEVENRWKIESFGTKFNRDVSRSAEDKRALKHLEETTNFRADLGHYETGVLWKDEEVMLPNNRPLAEKRLTNLERSLDKDIERAKAYYNTVDTYNAKGYARKVSPTEFAAREPKNTWYLPHHAVTNPNKVGKIHVVFDAAASHKGTSLNDQLVTGPDLLNSLVGIIMRFRIHAVAMIADIEAMFF; from the exons ATGAGGAGGAACAACCAAGGTCCCAACTTAGTGCCTTGCAGAACACCAGCGC ATACCACCCTGAATGAAGAAGTTGAAAACAGGTGGAAGATAGAGTCATTTGGCACCAAGTTCAATCGTGACGTTTCAAGATCTGCAGAGGACAAAAGAGCTCTCAAGCATCTAGAAGAAACTACTAATTTTCGAGCTGACCTTGGCCATTATGAAACTGGTGTCCTGTGGAAGGATGAAGAAGTCATGCTCCCAAACAATCGTCCCCTAGCAGAAAAAAGGCTTACAAATCTTGAGCGAAGCTTGGATAAAGACATTGAAAGAGCCAAAGCCTACTATAACACAGTGGATACCTACAATGCCAAGGGATATGCCAGAAAGGTATCTCCCACAGAGTTTGCTGCTAGAGAACCCAAAAATACTTGGTACCTGCCACACCATGCAGTGACAAATCCCAACAAGGTGGGAAAGATTCACGTAGTGTTTGACGCTGCAGCCTCACACAAGGGAACCTCGCTGAATGATCAATTGGTGACAGGTCCCGACCTTCTGAACTCCCTTGTTGGTATTATCATGAGGTTCCGAATACATGCTGTTGCCATGATTGCGGATATTGAAGCAATGTTCTTTTAG
- the LOC141882236 gene encoding uncharacterized protein LOC141882236, producing the protein MALRRMMARRAKPRNIYSDNGTNFVGAERELKECLDGMNQAKISDTLSQDRIQWFFNPPSAPHFGGVWERLVKSAKKALKITLNSQLVSDETLLTLMAEVESLLNSRPLTHVSVNPKALEAITPNHFLFGRNSLNVPPNVFDERDLNSRKGWRQAQTLTDHFRRRWLREFVPALTERRK; encoded by the coding sequence ATGGCGCTGAGAAGAATGATGGCTAGAAGAGCAAAACCGAGAAACATCTACAGCGACAACGGGACCAATTTTGTTGGAGCTGAACGAGAACTTAAGGAGTGCCTTGATGGAATGAACCAGGCCAAGATCTCAGACACCCTGTCACAGGACAGAATCCAGTGGTTCTTCAACCCTCCTTCAGCTCCTCATTTTGGGGGAGTCTGGGAGAGACTTGTTAAATCAGCAAAGAAAGCTCTGAAGATCACCCTGAACAGCCAACTGGTGAGTGATGAAACTCTGCTCACGTTAATGGCAGAAGTTGAGAGTCTGCTCAACAGCCGACCACTAACTCACGTTAGCGTTAACCCTAAGGCCCTTGAAGCAATCACTCCTAACCATTTCCTCTTTGGAAGGAACAGCCTAAACGTACCTCCCAATGTCTTTGATGAGAGAGATTTGAATTCCAGAAAGGGGTGGAGACAAGCCCAGACGCTAACTGACCATTTCAGGAGAAGATGGTTACGTGAGTTTGTACCCGCACTTACTGAGAGGAGGAAGTGA